The Bernardetia sp. ABR2-2B DNA window TAAAAACCTTCCTTTTTTATCCAAAATTTCGGTAGCCGAACTCTTTACCTATCTACAAAATATTCTTTTGCGTGATGCCGACCAAATGAGTATGGTACATACATTAGAAATTCGTGTTCCATTTTTAGACCATAAATTGATTGAATATGTCCTTCAAGTTCCAGATTCTTTCAAATATCCTCACTCTCCCAAAAAATTATTAACGGATTCGGTAGGCGACTTGCTTCCTTCTGAAGTTATCAATCGTCAGAAGATGGGATTTACTCTTCCTTGGCAAATTTGGCTTAAAAATGAACTTTTTGGTTTTTGTGATGAACGCATTGAATCTCTAGCAAGTCGTCCTGAATTTAATGAAGAAGGAATTATGAAAGTTTGGAGACAATTTTTGGATAATGACCCTAGAGTTTCGTGGGCAAGGGTTTGGAATTTGGTCGTGCTAGAAAACTGGTTGCAAGAACATCAGATTTCAGCTTCTCCGACTTCTATTATTTCTAATTTGGATTCTAGTTTAATCAAAATAAAAGAAATTTGAAAGTCGTTTATTTACATCGAAAGCCTCGCCAGTTTGGAAACTTTAGTATTGAATCTTATTTTGAAGATATTCGTTCTTACTTGCCTTCCATTTCAAACAAAGTAGAACCAATTGTTTATCAATCACCTTTTTTTAGTGATGGAATTTTGCCACGTATCAAAAATATTCTTGATGCAAAAAAACAAACTCAACAACTCAAGAGTGACATCAATCATATAACAGGCGATGTCCATTTTCTGACAATGGGATTGAATCCTAAAAAAACAATTCTTACTATTCACGATTGTGCTTTTTTAGAGCAAAACGTTGATTCTATAAAAGGCAAACTAAAACGAAAATTCCTTAAAATCTTTTGGTTGGATATTCCTGTCAAACAAGCTCGTTTCATAACGGCTGTTTCGGAAGCTACAAAAAATGAAATTATAAAACATACAAATTGTAACCCTAATAAAATAATTGTCATTCCGACAACCATTTCTCCTAAGTTTATAGAAGCTGCTCAAGATTATACTCCTAAAAAATTTAATTCAGAAAAACCCGTTATTCTTCAATTAGGCGCAGCTTTCAATAAAAATTTAGAACGGCTTTTTGAATCTTTAGGAGGCATTAATTGTAAACTTCACATCATTGCACCACTTTCAGAGCATCATTTCGATCTGCTCAGAAAATTCAATATTGACTACAAACACGAAGATAAGGTAAGTTTTGAAGAATTAATTTTGACTTATAAAAATTGTGATTTGGTTTCCTTTGTCTCTACGATTGAGGGTTTTGGAATGCCAATCATTGAAGCTCAAACTCTATCAAAACCTATCATTACAAGTAATATTTCTTCTATGCCTTGGGTAGCTGGTAATGCAGCACATTTAGTAAACCCTTACTCTGTAAAAGAAATAAAAGAAGGAATTTTGAAGATTATAAATGAAGAAGATTACAGAAATAATCTGATAGAAAAAGGCAAAGAAAATATCAAAAGGTTCAACTCTAAAACTGTTACTAGACAATATGTAGAATTGTATGATAGAATAATGAAAAATGGGGATTAGGGTCAAGGGATTGAGAATATCTATGCAACATCGTTTTTGAGCTGGTTATATAAATATGCCTTTGCTACATTCCAGTCTCTTTTGACGGTTGCAGACGAAATTTGTAGTGCATCAGCAGTTTCTTCAATAGAAAGTCCTGCAAAAAAACGACATTCTACTACTTTTCCTTGTCTTTCATTTAGATTTTCTAAAGTAATT harbors:
- a CDS encoding glycosyltransferase family 1 protein translates to MKVVYLHRKPRQFGNFSIESYFEDIRSYLPSISNKVEPIVYQSPFFSDGILPRIKNILDAKKQTQQLKSDINHITGDVHFLTMGLNPKKTILTIHDCAFLEQNVDSIKGKLKRKFLKIFWLDIPVKQARFITAVSEATKNEIIKHTNCNPNKIIVIPTTISPKFIEAAQDYTPKKFNSEKPVILQLGAAFNKNLERLFESLGGINCKLHIIAPLSEHHFDLLRKFNIDYKHEDKVSFEELILTYKNCDLVSFVSTIEGFGMPIIEAQTLSKPIITSNISSMPWVAGNAAHLVNPYSVKEIKEGILKIINEEDYRNNLIEKGKENIKRFNSKTVTRQYVELYDRIMKNGD